From Anomalospiza imberbis isolate Cuckoo-Finch-1a 21T00152 unplaced genomic scaffold, ASM3175350v1 scaffold_64, whole genome shotgun sequence, a single genomic window includes:
- the LOC137467451 gene encoding serine/threonine-protein kinase pim-1-like: MIAPEKGLEALQERYRLGSLLGSGGFGSVFAATRLSDGAPVAIKRVPRNRVRHWGELPDGTSAPLEVVLLDKVSTGFPGVVQLLEWLELPNDIVMVLERPEHSQDLHHFIRERVVLSEELARDLFRQVLEAVRHCTSCGVLHRDIKPKNILVDLATGQAKLIDFGCGTYLQDTA, translated from the exons gaggccctgcaggagcggtaccggctgggttcgctgctgggcagcggcggcttcggcagcgtcttcgcagccacgcggctctcggacggcgccccg gtggccatcaaaagggtgccacggaaccgcgtccggcactggggcgagctg cccgacggcaccagcgcacccctggaggtcgtgctgctggacaaggtctccactggctttcccggtgtcgtccagctgctggaatggcttgagctccccaacgacatcgtgatggtgctggaacgcccagagcactctcaggacctgcaccatttcattcgggAACGGGTGGTCCTGTCcgaggagttggcgcgggatctgttccgccaggtgctggaggccgtgcggcactgcaccagctgcggggtcctgcacagggacatcaagcccaagaacatcctggttgacctggccaccgggcaggccaaattgattgactttggctgtggcacctacctgcaggacacagcc